A part of Bombus huntii isolate Logan2020A chromosome 16, iyBomHunt1.1, whole genome shotgun sequence genomic DNA contains:
- the LOC126874326 gene encoding katanin p60 ATPase-containing subunit A-like 2 has protein sequence MKFQKYPILCKKITGREMTREVTNASKTVCRSIETKAKSVSKQARSEPVKETNLQQKITDDNTNHINLAMTVTSIFPNESDGRSSEELFNVPMEQSMQSKILKCIEKLYSDNPELRKIAEDISCRRRHFIFVSSQEIIVNKLNVHWDDVIGLEECKTAVKEAVVYPLKYHIFFDGPFSPWKGILLYGPPGTGKTKLAKAVATECHCTFFNITASSLVSKWRGDSEKYIRVSCFVYVLFELAYSHSPTIIFIDEIDWIATNKGDCILSEPAKRFRSELLSRLDGLVSNENSNVVLLATTNSPWGIDAALLRRLEKQIYVSLPNEVARLGIFKLYLSNHLLENTDIVNHIVKCTERYSCADIKLLCKQAWLLEISPIWRRIEKKETPVTTLKYELKSYQILAKLLKKMSPTVMQIDKYDTWNK, from the exons atgaaatttcaaaaatatcccatattgtgtaagaaaataactggaagggaaatgacgagggaagtgacaaatgcaagcaaaac TGTTTGTAGAAGTATTGAGACAAAAGCCAAATCTGTTAGTAAACAAGCGAGAAGTGAGCCTGTGAAAGAGACGAATCTACAGCAGAAGATAACTGATGACAATACGAATCATATTAATCTCGCAATGACAGTGACGTCAATATTCCCCAATGAGAGTGATGGACGTTCATCAGAAGAGCTATTTAACGTCCCAATGGAACAATCCATGCaatcgaagatattgaaatgcaTTGAAAAGCTTTATTCAGATAATCCGGAATTACGAAAGATTGCTGAGGACATCTCATGC agaagacgccattttatctttgtatcgTCACAGGAGATCatagtaaacaaattaaatgtacattgggatgacgttataggccTAGAGGAATGTAAAACCGCTGTTAAGGAGGCCGTTGTGTATCCCCTTAAGTATCATATCTTTTTTGATGGCCCGTTTTCCCCCTGGAAAGGTATTTTGCTGTACGGCCCACCTGGTACAG ggaaaacgaagttagcgaaggcagtcgcgacagaatgccattgcaccttttttaacataactgCCAGCTCATTGGTCAGCAAATGGAGAGGCGATTCCGAgaagtatatacgtgtaagttgctttgtctat gttttatttgaacttgcctatagtcattcgcctacaattatttttatcgacgagattgACTGGATCGCCACAAATAAAGGAGACTGTATATTGTCTGAACCTGCAAAGAGATTCAGATCAGAACTTCTTTCTAGATTGGATGGATTAGTGTCTAATGAGAATTCTAATGTAGTTCTTCTGGCTACAACTAATTCCCCTTG gggcattgatgcagctttactcaggcgtctcgaaaagcaaatatacgtatcattacccaatgaagttgctcgacttggtatattcaaattataccttagcaaccacttattagaaaatacagatattgtaaaccacatagtaaaatgtactgaaagatattcttgtgcagatataaaattgctttgtaagcaagcgtggctactagaaataagcccgatatggaggagaattgaaaagaaagaaacacctgttaccactttgaaatatgaattaaaaagttatcaaatattagcaaaattgttaaaaaaaatgtcacctacagttatgcaaatagataaatatgatacgtggaacaaataa